From Alteromonas sp. RKMC-009, one genomic window encodes:
- a CDS encoding exo-beta-N-acetylmuramidase NamZ family protein — translation MKIVLFLLCLISVKALAVTTGAEQPDAFLGLLKDKQVALVVNQTSVTKGQHLVDDLLSRGVNITKVMAPEHGFRGDAGAGETISDGVDTRTGLPILSLYGSTKKPTATMLENVDVLIFDIQDVGARFYTYISTLHLVMEAAAETGKTVIVLDRPNPNGKFVDGPVREAAFTSFVGMDPIPLLHGMTTGELALMIKGEAWIEQAESLDLHVIPVKDYRKSMPWHLAVPPSPNLPNDTAIRLYPSLCLFEATTVSIGRGTPFPFQVAGHDRVALGTFTFTPRSLPESAPHPKLEGKTLKGLDLRSSATEGFDIALLLEAGKQFEQQDETFIDRPDFFDKLAGTDALRKAIESGLSEQEIRAMWQPALAKFKQQRRPYLLYPEE, via the coding sequence TCTGCTGTGCCTCATCTCTGTAAAGGCACTGGCGGTCACTACAGGGGCTGAGCAACCCGACGCATTCCTCGGATTACTGAAAGACAAACAGGTTGCCCTGGTCGTTAATCAGACGTCGGTTACCAAAGGTCAGCACCTGGTAGACGACCTGCTGTCCCGTGGCGTAAACATCACCAAAGTTATGGCGCCGGAACATGGATTTCGTGGTGATGCCGGCGCCGGCGAAACCATTAGCGACGGCGTGGACACCCGAACCGGCCTGCCCATTTTGTCCTTGTACGGCAGTACCAAAAAGCCCACGGCCACCATGCTCGAAAATGTGGATGTGCTGATTTTCGACATTCAGGATGTAGGTGCACGTTTCTATACGTATATCAGTACGTTACATCTGGTCATGGAAGCTGCTGCTGAAACAGGCAAAACGGTCATTGTACTCGACAGGCCCAACCCGAACGGCAAATTTGTGGATGGCCCTGTGCGGGAAGCTGCCTTTACTTCTTTTGTGGGTATGGATCCTATCCCGCTTTTACATGGCATGACCACAGGCGAACTGGCACTGATGATCAAAGGGGAAGCCTGGATTGAGCAGGCTGAGTCACTTGATTTGCACGTGATACCCGTTAAAGACTACCGGAAGTCCATGCCATGGCACCTGGCTGTACCTCCCAGCCCGAATTTGCCAAACGATACGGCAATCCGGTTGTATCCCTCACTGTGTTTATTTGAAGCGACAACCGTCAGTATCGGCCGCGGAACACCTTTTCCGTTTCAGGTTGCCGGACATGACCGGGTGGCACTGGGTACATTTACCTTCACGCCGCGAAGCCTGCCCGAAAGCGCCCCTCACCCGAAGCTGGAAGGCAAAACACTGAAAGGGCTGGACTTACGTTCTTCTGCTACGGAGGGGTTTGATATTGCTTTGCTCCTTGAAGCGGGAAAGCAGTTTGAACAGCAGGACGAAACCTTTATCGACCGGCCGGATTTCTTTGATAAGCTGGCCGGTACTGACGCATTAAGAAAAGCCATTGAAAGTGGCCTTTCTGAGCAGGAGATCAGAGCAATGTGGCAGCCTGCGTTAGCAAAGTTTAAGCAACAAAGACGTCCGTATCTGCTCTATCCTGAAGAATAA
- a CDS encoding MurR/RpiR family transcriptional regulator, giving the protein MSAFTKIKAIKHALSSSESKLATFTLDSPNAVRDLSSQELANVVGVSQSSVVKFAQKLGYKGYPAFKLAVIDSLNKETPNTQIHGKITLSDGFEQMADKLVASKISVLNETRNLNEMLAFERAVELLKNARRVMICGVGGSALVSKDFAYKLQKLGISAIAEADGHVQLALAATFGENDVVVAISESGTTSEVANVVTEAKRNHTPVISITKYGQNTIADQAEVKLYSVAEEASLRLASILARTAQELIIDMLFIALTQASRQGRKLLEKTNEAVSEFKKQQH; this is encoded by the coding sequence ATGTCTGCATTTACTAAAATTAAGGCGATTAAACACGCGCTCTCTTCCAGTGAGTCTAAGCTGGCAACGTTTACTCTGGACTCGCCCAATGCGGTGCGGGACTTATCATCACAGGAACTGGCTAACGTCGTGGGTGTCAGCCAGTCCAGCGTGGTGAAGTTCGCCCAGAAGCTGGGTTACAAGGGGTATCCTGCATTCAAACTGGCGGTGATTGACTCGCTGAATAAAGAAACGCCGAATACGCAAATTCACGGCAAAATCACGCTATCTGATGGCTTTGAGCAAATGGCGGATAAGCTGGTGGCGAGTAAAATCAGTGTGCTGAATGAAACCCGCAATCTGAATGAAATGCTTGCTTTTGAGCGTGCTGTTGAACTGCTGAAGAATGCGAGAAGGGTAATGATTTGCGGGGTAGGTGGTTCGGCGCTGGTGAGTAAAGATTTTGCCTACAAACTGCAGAAGCTGGGGATCTCTGCTATTGCCGAAGCTGACGGACATGTTCAGCTTGCTCTGGCTGCCACTTTTGGTGAAAACGACGTGGTTGTGGCGATCAGTGAGTCCGGCACGACCAGCGAAGTGGCCAATGTGGTTACTGAAGCAAAACGCAATCACACTCCGGTTATTTCCATCACAAAGTACGGACAGAACACCATCGCTGATCAGGCAGAGGTAAAACTGTATTCGGTGGCAGAAGAAGCTTCGTTACGACTGGCGTCGATTCTTGCCCGTACTGCGCAGGAACTGATTATCGATATGTTATTTATTGCACTTACCCAGGCTTCACGGCAGGGACGAAAGCTGCTGGAGAAAACCAACGAAGCGGTGTCTGAATTTAAAAAGCAGCAGCACTGA